From Aspergillus fumigatus Af293 chromosome 3, whole genome shotgun sequence, a single genomic window includes:
- the bgt2 gene encoding GPI-anchored beta-1,3-endoglucanase EglC, whose product MQFTHLVALALALATSEAAHQGFNYGNTKSDGSAKSQADFQAEFSTAKNLVGTSGFTSARLYTMIQGGTANTPISAIPAAITEQTSLLLGLWASGGNFANEIAALKAAIAQYGDDLAKLVVGISVGSEDLYRNSVDGVKANAGIGTNPDEIVSYINEVRSTIAGTKLSGAPIGHVDTWTAWVNGSNSAVIDACDWLGFDGYPYFQNTMANSISDAKALFDESVAKTQAVAKGKEVWITETGWPVSGKTENLAVANLANAKTYWDEVGCPLFGKTNTWWYILQDADPVTPNPSFGIVGSTLSTTPLFDLSCSASSSSSAAAAASSTAGPSASSVIGGKASGFTTAAANSAKPTFTVGKGPGGSYNGTGFWNSTSSARPSSSAISGSSSGSAAGSSGAGASGASGQSSSSTGSSSAPSTSNILSNAASGLSGSIFGAVVAVCLALAAL is encoded by the exons ATGCAATTCACACACCTCGTTGCGCTTGCTCTCGCGCTCGCCACCTCCGAGGCCGCTCACCAAGGCTTCAACTATGGCAATACCAAGTCCGACGGCAGCGCCAAGTCCCAGGCCGACTTCCAGGCCGAATTCTCGACGGCCAAGAACCTGGTGGGCACTTCCGGCTTCACCAGTGCCCGCTTGTACACCATGATT CAAGGAGGCACCGCCAACACCCCCATTTCTGCTATCCCTGCCGCCATCACCGAGCAAACCTCCCTTCTGCTCGGCCTGTGGGCTTCCGGTGGAAACTTCGCCAACGAAATCGCTGCCCTCAAGGCCGCCATTGCCCAGTACGGAGATGATTTGGCTAAGCTGGTGGTCGGCATCTCTGTCGGCAGCGAGGATCTGTACCGGAACTCGGTCGACGGCGTCAAGGCCAACGCTGGCATCGGCACCAACCCGGATGAGATTGTCTCGTACATCAACGAGGTCCGTTCCACCATTGCTGGCACCAAGCTGAGCGGGGCCCCCATCGGCCACGTCGATACCTGGACTGCCTGGGTCAACGGCTCCAACTCGGCTGTCATTGATGCCTGCGACTGGCTGGGTTTCGATGGCTACCCgtacttccagaacaccatGGCCAACTCCATCTCCGATGCCAAGGCTCTCTTCGATGAATCTGTGGCCAAGACCCAGGCTGTTgccaagggcaaggaggtCTGGATTACCGAGACTGGCTGGCCCGTCAGCGGCAAGACCGAGAATCTCGCCGTCGCCAACCTGGCCAACGCCAAGACCTACTGGGACGAGGTGGGATGCCCCCTGTTCGGCAAGACCAACACCTGGTGGTACATCCTCCAGGATGCCGACCCGGTGACCCCCAACCCCAGCTTCGGTATCGTCGGCAGCACTCTGAGCACCACCCCTCTCTTTGACCTCtcctgctctgcttcttcttcctcctccgccgccgccgccgcgtCCTCCACCGCTGGCCCCTCGGCCTCGTCCGTGATCGGCGGCAAGGCTTCTGGTTTCACTACCGCTGCCGCTAACTCTGCTAAGCCCACCTTCACCGTCGGCAAAGGACCCGGCGGCTCCTACAACGGCACCGGCTTCTGGAACTCCACCTCGTCGGCCCGTCCCTCTAGCAGCGCCATCTCCGGCTCCTCTTCTGGCTCCGCTGCTGGCTCTTCGGGCGCTGGTGCCTCCGGTGCCTCCGGCcagtcctcttcctctacCGGCAGCTCCTCTGCTCCTTCAACTTCCAACATCCTGAGCAACGCTGCCAGCGGTCTCTCGGGCTCCATCTTCGGCGCTGTCGTTGCCGTCTGCCTCGCTCTGGCTGCCCTGTAA
- a CDS encoding tetratricopeptide repeat protein, giving the protein MTHESEVTPPVPISDEYYDLGAFGRKITTSSADTQAWFDRGLSWAYAFNHVEGAYCFEQAIAHDPSCAIAYWGLAYAVGPNYNKPWERFDKDDLKICMKRAYEASRKAKEHASNATPIEQGLIEAIQSRFQSASPPQTAEEQSALNHAYATAMKPVYQAFGDDLDVAALYADALMNQTPWALWNLFTGEPNPKAATMEVEEVLERALTQKESEKHPGLLHFYIHYIEMSPNPEFGVNVADQLRDLMPDAGHIHHMPSHLDILIGDWRRSIASNYRATLADDKYVRRAGPYNFYTFYRLHDYHSLIYAAMLSGRLITALDAVNRMEASVPEDVLRIESPPMADWLENFMTVRLHVMVRFGMWEALKQMELPRDSELYRVTTATTLYAKGAAYAATGDVDGALEQRTLFQQTSALVPETRIVYNAKCTQTLAVAAAMLDGEIEYRRQNYDKAFEHLRKSIELDDKLPYSEPWSWMQPTRHAYAALLLEQGHLQEAAKVYRADLGLDNTLIRPCRHPNNVWSLQGYHECLTRLGRTEEAAVIEPALKLALAIADIPIKSSCFCRSDTSQAPRVIKGGSSKENCH; this is encoded by the coding sequence ATGACGCATGAGTCAGAGGTCACGCCACCTGTGCCGATTAGTGACGAATACTATGATCTCGGCGCGTTCGGTCGGAAGATCACAACCTCCAGCGCCGACACTCAGGCCTGGTTCGATCGGGGCCTCAGTTGGGCTTACGCCTTCAATCATGTCGAGGGCGCCTACTGCTTTGAACAAGCCATCGCTCACGATCCGTCGTGCGCCATAGCATACTGGGGGTTGGCATACGCAGTTGGCCCCAACTACAACAAGCCATGGGAACGGTTTGATAAGGACGACCTGAAGATCTGCATGAAACGGGCATACGAGGCGTCgcgcaaggccaaggaacATGCAAGTAATGCAACCCCAATTGAGCAAGGGTTGATCGAAGCCATCCAATCCCGATTCCAGAGCGCCTCGCCACCCCagacggcggaggagcagTCGGCACTGAACCATGCGTATGCGACGGCCATGAAGCCTGTTTACCAAGCCTTTGGCGACGATCTGGATGTCGCTGCTCTCTACGCAGACGCGTTGATGAACCAGACTCCTTGGGCGCTGTGGAATCTGTTTACTGGCGAACCCAATCCCAAAGCAGCCACCatggaggtcgaggaggtaCTGGAACGCGCTCTGACTCAAAAAGAGTCGGAGAAGCACCCGGGGCTGCTGCACTTCTATATCCACTACATTGAAATGTCGCCAAATCCCGAGTTCGGTGTCAATGTCGCCGACCAGCTGCGTGACTTGATGCCTGATGCAGGCCACATCCACCATATGCCATCTCATCTCGACATTCTGATCGGGGATTGGCGGCGCTCGATTGCGTCCAATTACAGGGCTACTCTAGCTGATGACAAGTATGTGCGCCGCGCAGGCCCATACAACTTCTACACATTCTATCGACTTCACGACTACCATTCTCTTATCTACGCCGCGATGCTCTCTGGAAGATTGATTACGGCCCTGGATGCAGTCAATCGGATGGAGGCTTCCGTCCCTGAAGATGTGCTACGAATTGAGTCTCCACCTATGGCTGATTGGTTAGAGAACTTCATGACCGTTCGCTTACATGTTATGGTGCGTTTTGGAATGTGGGAGGCCCTGAAGCAAATGGAATTACCAAGAGACTCCGAACTATACAGAGTCACGACGGCAACTACGCTTTACGCCAAGGGAGCTGCCTATGCGGCTACAGGGGATGTAGATGGAGCCTTGGAGCAGCGAAcgctcttccagcagacATCTGCACTGGTCCCAGAGACCCGCATTGTCTATAATGCCAAGTGTACACAGACGTTGGCCGTGGCTGCGGCCATGCTGGATGGAGAAATCGAATATCGCCGTCAAAACTATGACAAGGCCTTTGAGCATCTGCGCAAATCCATCGAATTGGATGACAAGCTCCCTTATAGTGAGCCATGGTCGTGGATGCAACCCACTCGACATGCCTACGCGGCCCTTCTCTTGGAACAGGGCCATCTCCAGGAAGCGGCCAAAGTGTACCGCGCTGACCTTGGACTCGATAACACGCTGATTCGCCCGTGCCGCCACCCGAATAACGTTTGGTCGCTCCAGGGGTATCATGAGTGCTTGACGCGGCTGGGAAGAACGGAGGAAGCGGCTGTCATCGAGCCTGCATTAAAGCTAGCGCTCGCTATCGCAGACATTCCCATCAAATCCTCCTGCTTTTGCCGATCGGATACATCCCAAGCGCCGCGTGTCATTAAGGGTGGGAGCTCCAAAGAGAATTGCCACTAA
- a CDS encoding MBL fold metallo-hydrolase, with the protein MPLQTYHHTSSIKGLSSITTLIVGASESILIDPPFLIPDALSVVRWIKETTENPLKAVFVTHHHPDHFFSANPILDAFPSAKFYAASYVLEGINREYDDKVKYWPTIFGRQNVPEAPRKPEVFNFGFFLLNGNPESPVVLLGPLQGDSVGHTVFWLPMEKTVICGDTVYGRSTHVWVEEVETPALLEAWKKTIALIAALQPVKVIPGHLEPGWELDAQADIAHTQKYLDLFAEKVTYAPTKPQVQELYDFFQGAFPQCQQNLDFFLGHLSNQFGEGGKVWEENRHHDVGKRTIEGLTGYWFK; encoded by the exons ATGCCTCTACAAACTTATCATCATACCTCGTCGATCAAAGGCCTGTCAAGCATCACCACCTTGATTGTCGGGGCTTCGGAGTCTATCCTCATAGACCCGCCATTCCTGATTCCTGATGCTTTATCCGTCGTACGCTGGATCAAAGAAACCACCGAAAATCCCCTTAAAGCCGTCTTTGTCACGCATCATCACCCTGATCATTTCTTTTCGGCAAATCCGATTCTGGATGCGTTCCCCtcggccaaattctatgcCGCCTCGTATGTCCTGGAGGGTATCAACCGCGAATATGACGACAAGGTCAAGTATTGGCCGACTATCTTTGGACGGCAAAATGTGCCCGAAGCACCCAGGAAGCCGGAAGTATTCAACTTTGGTTTCTTCTTGCTGAATGGCAACCCCGAAAGCCCCGTGGTGCTGTTGGGGCCCTTGCAAGGAGATAGCGTTGGCCACACCGTCTTCTGGCTGCCGATGGAAAAGACGGTCATCTGTGGGGATACGGTCTATGGCCGAAGCACACATGTTTG GGTGGAAGAGGTGGAAACCCCTGCTTTGCTAGAGGCATGGAAGAAGACCATCGCACTTATTGCTGCTCTCCAGCCCGTCAAGGTCATTCCAGGCCATTTGGAGCCTGGCTGGGAACTGGACGCCCAAGCAGACATTGCGCACACGCAGAAATACTTGGATCTCTTTGCCGAAAAGGTCACCTATGCGCCGACGAAACCGCAGGTCCAGGAACTCTATGACTTCTTTCAGGGTGCCTTTCCTCAGTGCCAACAGAATTTGGACTTTTTCTTGGGCCATCTGTCCAATCAATTTGGAGAGGGTGGCAAGGTCTGGGAGGAGAACCGGCACCACGATGTCGGCAAGAGGACCATTGAGGGACTGACTGGGTATTGGTTCAAGTGA
- a CDS encoding putative 3-hydroxyacyl-CoA dehydrogenase, whose product MAQFHPTITPEALKDKVIVVTGGANGIGASLVEYCGQQGAYVCFGDVAENAGYQIAQSLCSSGSSSSPRAVFQHTDVTSYQSVLGLFDLALKTYGRIDHVVACAGIMEIGNLFDPALTLETVRETPTTKVLDVNLTGCLYVARIASVYLRQNRPENADRSITLISSVAGFKESPGMFVYQASKHGVLGLMRSLRLYLSSPTHHIRVNAICPWMTTTAMVKGVQEAWMKAKLPCNTPADVAYIIAGVLADSALNGKSMYVEGGRAWEIEANIDRLEPQWLGEEQSRSLAQGQAVLGSGMDWAQ is encoded by the exons atggcTCAATTTCATCCCACTATTACCCCGGAGGCTTTGAAAGACAAAGTTATTGTGGTGACGG GAGGCGCCAACGGAATCGGAGCGAGCTTGGTAGAATACTGCGGCCAGCAAGGAGCGTACGTTTGCTTCGGCGATGTCGCTGAGAATGCGGGATATCAGATCGCTCAGTCGCTGTGCTCCTCCggctcatcgtcatcaccacGAGCCGTCTTCCAGCACACCGATGTCACTAGCTACCAATCCGTACTCGGTCTTTTTGACCTGGCGCTCAAGACATATGGTCGAATTGATCACGTCGTTGCCTGTGCGGGTATCATGGAGATTGGCAACTTGTTCGACCCAGCCTTGACGCTGGAAACAGTTCGCGAG ACGCCCACGACCAAAGTCCTCGATGTCAATCTCACGGGCTGTCTCTACGTTGCTCGTATCGCCAGCGTGTACTTGCGCCAGAACCGCCCGGAAAATGCAGATCGGTCAATTACTCTCATCTCCTCGGTCGCTGGATTCAAGGAATCTCCCGGGATGTTTGTCTACCAAGCCTCCAAGCATGGAGTGCTTGGGCTGATGCGTTCGCTGCGTTTGTACCTGTCGTCCCCAACTCATCATATCCGAGTCAACGCCATCTGCCCATGGATGACCACCACGGCCATGGTCAAAGGTGTGCAAGAAGCTTGGATGAAGGCAAAACTACCCTGCAACACCCCCGCTGACGTTGCGTACATTATCGCCGGTGTCCTGGCGGATTCAGCGCTCAACGGCAAATCCATGTACGTTGAAGGTGGCCGAGCTTGGGAAATTGAAGCGAACATTGATCGACTAGAACCTCAGTGGTTGGGTGAAGAACAGTCACGATCTCTGGCGCAGGGGCAGGCAGTGCTCGGTAGTGGCATGGATTGGGCTCAATAG
- the xynf11a gene encoding glycoside hydrolase family 11 protein, which produces MVSFSYLLLACSAIGALAAPVEPETTSFNETALHEFAERAGTPSSTGWNNGYYYSFWTDGGGDVTYTNGAGGSYSVNWRNVGNFVGGKGWNPGSARTINYGGSFNPSGNGYLAVYGWTTNPLIEYYVVESYGTYNPGSGGTFRGTVNTDGGTYNIYTAVRYNAPSIEGTKTFTQYWSVRTSKRTGGTVTMANHFNAWSRLGMNLGTHNYQIVATEGYQSSGSASITVY; this is translated from the exons ATGGTTTCTTTCTCCtacctgctgctggcgtGCTCCGCCATTGGAGCTCTGGCTGCCCCCGTCGAACCCGAGACCACCTCGTTCAATGAGACTGCTCTTCATGAGTTCGCTGAGCGCGCCGGCACCCCAAGCTCCACCGGCTGGAACAACggctactactactcctTCTGGACTgatggcggcggcgacgTGACCTACACCAATGGCGCCGGTGGCTCGTACTCCGTCAACTGGAGGAACGTGGGCAACTTTGTCGGTGGAAAGGGCTGGAACCCTGGAAGCGCTAG AACCATCAACTACGGAGGCAGCTTCAACCCCAGCGGCAATGGCTACCTGGCTGTCTACGGCTGGACCACCAACCCCTTGATTGAGTACTACGTTGTTGAGTCGTATGGTACATACAACCCCGGCAGCGGCGGTACCTTCAGGGGCACTGTCAACACCGACGGTGGCACTTACAACATCTACACGGCCGTTCGCTACAATGCTCCCTCCATCGAAGGCACCAAGACCTTCACCCAGTACTGGTCTGTGCGCACCTCCAAGCGTACCGGCGGCACTGTCACCATGGCCAACCACTTCAACGCCTGGAGCAGACTGGGCATGAACCTGGGAACTCACAACTACCAGATTGTCGCCACTGAGGGTTACCAGAGCAGCGGATCTGCTTCCATCACTGTCTACTAG
- a CDS encoding histidine phosphatase family protein yields MKTVAGVLVLAVSSLAVGSDATKQAPPAPTGSSYPSGFDMTRSWANLSPYQEADSFGVPKGMPHGCELSQVHVLHRHAERYPTPYPLDGQGMEDFAAKWSNYTKSLHLKAPATGPLSFLNDWEYILGEDTLLATGAATEATAGASFWANYGRLLYRAGRENGAAWNASLNVYPNGTARPKPVFRTTSQPRILESARWWLSGFFGDTGANSSSDQYDLVVIPEASNFNNTLASYDSCPGDMTEGDDSAQKFIPRYTRQAISRLSRHLPKDFNLTALDVLAMQNICVYEHISLGGSSFCSLFTEQEWRDFAYNVDVQYYGDYAYGSPTGRAQGIGYVLELAARLQGTLIYSSDTSINFTYDNNLAQFPLDQPFYLDMSHDDILLSVITALGLRYFRYGPHGLPGNVDHALNRTFAMSQMTPFGARLMSEVWTCPRNASLDSLAPVLYRNPHVEHTVGTTRFIRFVLNGAPLPLDGLVGCEQARHGFCPVEGFLNGVPTLKKEAEYQRACFGHYPTGSQVGNGAPES; encoded by the exons ATGAAGACTGTGGCTGGAGTACTTGTCCTTGCTGTCAGCAGCCTGGCTGTAGGCTCTGATGCCACCAAGCAAGCTCCACCAGCCCCCACAGGGAGCAGCTACCCCTCGGGCTTTGACATGACCCGGAGTTGGGCGAATCTGAGCCCCTATCAGGAGGCGGATAGCTTTGGCGTGCCGAAAGGAATGCCGCACGGCTGTGAGCTGTCCCAAGTTCATGTGCTGCACCGCCATGCCGAACGCTATCCGACCCCGTATCCCTTGGATGGGCAGGGGATGGAGGATTTTGCCGCGAAATGGAGCAATTACACCAAGAGCCTTCATCTCAAAGCCCCCGCCACCGGTCCTTTGAGCTTTCTGAACGACTGGGAATACATTCTAGGGGAGGACACTCTCCTGGCAACCGGCGCTGCGACCGAGGCTACCGCAGGGGCCAGCTTCTGGGCCAACTACGGACGGCTCCTGTACCGTGCCGGCCGGGAGAATGGAGCGGCCTGGAATGCCTCGTTGAACGTGTATCCAAACGGCACGGCGCGTCCTAAGCCGGTCTTTCGCACGACCTCACAGCCGCGGATTCTCGAGAGTGCTCGATGGTGGTTGA GTGGGTTTTTTGGCGATACCGGTGCCAACAGTTCTTCCGACCAATATGACCTGGTTGTGATTCCAGAGGCATCCAACTTCAACAATACTCTGGCCTCTTACGACTCGTGTCCCGGGGATATGACCGAAGG CGATGATTCCGCGCAAAAATTCATTCCCCGCTATACTCGGCAAGCCATCTCCCGTCTCTCCCGACACCTGCCCAAGGACTTTAACCTGACGGCTTTGGACGTGCTGGCGATGCAGAACATCTGTGTCTACGAGCACATCAGCCTTGGCGGTTCCTCTTTCTGTTCACTCTTTACCGAACAGGAGTGGAGGGATTTTGCGTATAATGTCGACGTGCAGTACTATGGGGACTATGCGTACGGGTCTCCCACGGGCCGTGCGCAGGGCATCGGCTATGTCCTTGAACTGGCGGCTCGACTGCAGGGCACGTTGATCTACTCCAGCGACACCAGCATTAACTTCACCTACGACAATAATCTGGCACAATTCCCGCTCGACCAGCCCTTCTACCTCGACATGTCGCATGACGATATCCTTCTGTCCGTCATCACCGCGTTGGGACTGCGCTATTTCAGATATGGACCGCACGGCTTGCCCGGGAATGTTGACCATGCACTCAACCGGACATTTGCCATGAGCCAGATGACACCATTCGGAGCGCGCCTCATGTCGGAGGTTTGGACCTGTCCTCGTAATGCGTCGCTGGACTCCCTTGCTCCGGTGCTATATCGTAATCCCCATGTCGAGCACACTGTAGGCACGACCCGATTCATCCGCTTCGTTCTGAATGGAGCTCCCTTGCCGCTCGACGGGCTGGTAGGCTGTGAGCAGGCCCGCCATGGATTCTGCCCGGTCGAGGGATTCCTGAACGGTGTTCCGACGctgaagaaagaggcagaaTATCAAAGGGCCTGCTTCGGACATTATCCGACTGGAAGCCAGGTGGGTAACGGCGCTCCAGAATCTTGA
- a CDS encoding NAD-dependent epimerase/dehydratase family protein, translating into MASPATTKSVLIVGATGYIGGSILTELLQSPEASELSISALIRRPEQAARLQSLGVKPLEFKGLDDLDACRDAASQHDVVINAASASHDSSAKALIEGLSQRQKATGRDAYMIHTSGTSILGDHPYSGTPQNQKVWSDEKDDVYAMEKNHPERYGQRVTDVTVVETGLSLGVKTYIVVPPTIYGKGSGPFATLSQQVPNLARLARKRGQAAVIETGAGIWNHVHILDLANFYLLLFRAVREQPDWLPSGPKAIFFVESGEHTWLQVSQGIADALHKQGLLDSNKVESISMKDAAAEITRGNESLVEITLASNSRARADFARNRLGWKTSRGNEDFLNHFDGEIEAMREELQSRK; encoded by the exons ATGGCGTCTCCCGCTACAACAAAGAGCGTTCTCATCGTCGGTGCGACTGGATACAT TGGAGGTTCAATCCTTACTGAACTCTTGCAATCCCCAGAGGCGTCTGAACTGAGCATCTCGGCCTTGATCCGTCGACCTGAACAGGCGGCCCGACTCCAGTCTCTCGGGGTGAAGCCTCTGGAATTCAAGGGCCTGGATGACCTGGACGCATGTCGAGACGCTGCTTCCCAGCATGATG TGGTGATCAATGCCGCATCTGCCTCGCACGATAGCTCTGCCAAAGCCTTGATCGAAGGATTGAGCCAGAGGCAGAAAGCTACCGGCAGAGATGCGTACATGATCCAT ACCTCTGGCACGTCAATCCTGGGAGACCACCCCTACTCTGGGACGCCGCAGAATCAGAAAGTCTGGTCGGACGAGAAGGACGACGTCTACGCAATGGAGAAGAACCACCCCGAGCGCTACGGACAACGGGTTACCGATGTCACGGTGGTGGAGACGGGATTAAGCCTGGGTGTCAAGACGTATATCGTCGTCCCCCCTACTATCT ATGGCAAAGGATCTGGTCCATTTGCGACGCTAAGTCAGCAGGTGCCCAATCTTGCGCGCCTTGCCCGAAAGCGAGGCCAGGCTGCTGTCATCGAAACTGGAGCGGGA ATCTGGAACCATGTCCATATCCTGGACCTGGCAAACTTCtatctccttctcttccggGCCGTGCGAGAGCAACCAGACTGGCTTCCATCGGGTCCCaaggccatcttcttcgtggAGAGTGGAGAGCATACATGGTTACAGGTCAGCCAGGGTATTGCTGATGCCCTGCACAAGCAGGGACTCTTAGACAGTAACAAAGTCGAGTCGATCAGTATGAAGGACGCAGCAGCCGAAATCACTAGGGGCAATGAGAGTCTCGTGGAAATCACTCTTGCATCCAA TTCCCGGGCGAGAGCCGATTTCGCTCGCAATCGGCTTGGGTGGAAGACATCCAGGGGCAATGAAGATTTCCTGAATCACTTTGACGGGGAGATCGAAGCGATGAGGGAAGAGCTCCAGTCGCGCAAGTAG
- a CDS encoding FAD-dependent oxidoreductase, with product MPRIDTVAIIGAGPSGLALALALHKQSIACTLYEARASALDIGGAMMLCPNGLRILDSLGVYSRIRPEGYEFDKLYFRSPDDQPMDTYEFGGVEQYGYRAMCIYRHVLIRELSAMVREAGIPIEYHKKFVRVLAETEKDITWEFSDGSTATATCVVGADGIHSRVRHYLYPGLEPSFTKMVIVAAAVPTSQLQVPSSYNLPVTILNQQHGAVFIAPQLGDGSEVMVGRQKRSEQLTREGWDELLNNNKEWCMDFLRQGSDDFPEIVQRAVSNITPEKIFLWPLFIVPKLGTWTSRHGRVVIVGDAAHAIPPAAGQGVNQAFEDVFTYSLMLGRSDKDALARSLKVWQTRRQERIDKVLALNTYMERRRVPSLEEEKDAEDAPLDFASLYKPDFVEIVDTWLSKHTSC from the coding sequence ATGCCCCGGATTGACACAGTGGCGATTATCGGCGCCGGTCCTTCAGGGCTAGCTCTTGCTCTGGCTTTGCACAAGCAATCCATTGCCTGCACCCTCTACGAGGCTCGCGCATCCGCCCTCGACATTGGCGGCGCTATGATGCTGTGTCCCAACGGACTGAGGATCCTCGACTCTCTGGGCGTGTACAGCCGCATCCGACCAGAAGGCTATGAGTTTGATAAGCTCTACTTCCGCTCCCCGGACGACCAGCCCATGGACACATATGAGTTTGGTGGGGTGGAACAATACGGCTACCGCGCCATGTGCATTTACCGTCATGTTCTGATTCGGGAACTCTCTGCTATGGTTCGCGAAGCGGGCATCCCCATTGAGTATCATAAGAAATTCGTGCGGGTGCTtgcagagacagagaaggacATTACCTGGGAATTTAGTGACGGCtccacagcaacagcaacctgCGTGGTGGGCGCTGATGGCATCCACTCCAGAGTCCGCCATTACCTCTATCCCGGCCTCGAGCCATCCTTTACGAAGATGGTCATCGTGGCGGCCGCAGTACCAACAAGCCAGCTACAGGTCCCGAGCAGCTACAACCTCCCAGTGACAATCCTGAATCAACAGCATGGGGCAGTCTTCATCGCGCCGCAGCTGGGAGACGGCTCCGAGGTGATGGTTGGCCGGCAGAAGCGCTCAGAGCAGCTGACCCGAGAGGGGTGGGATGAGCTTCTGAATAATAATAAGGAATGGTGCATGGATTTCCTCCGCCAGGGTTCAGACGACTTCCCGGAGATCGTCCAGCGCGCTGTGTCGAACATAACACCCGAGAAGATCTTTTTATGGCCGCTCTTCATTGTTCCTAAGCTTGGAACGTGGACATCCAGACATGGCCGCGTGGTAATTGTGGGTGATGCCGCGCATGCGATTCCCCCGGCTGCTGGCCAGGGTGTCAATCAGGCGTTTGAGGATGTTTTTACGTATTCGTTGATGCTTGGACGGTCTGACAAGGATGCTCTTGCGCGATCACTGAAGGTTTGGCAGACAAGACGACAAGAGCGGATAGATAAGGTGCTTGCACTCAACACGTATATGGAGAGACGGAGGGTGCCGAGTttggaggaagaaaaggacgCCGAGGACGCGCCCCTGGACTTCGCCTCGTTGTACAAGCCGGATTTCGTAGAAATAGTGGACACGTGGCTCTCTAAGCACACCTCCTGCTGA